Proteins found in one Pyrus communis chromosome 15, drPyrComm1.1, whole genome shotgun sequence genomic segment:
- the LOC137717649 gene encoding DEAD-box ATP-dependent RNA helicase 15-like produces MGETRDDVYDEELVDYEEEEEKAPDSAAKVNGEAPKKGYVGIHSSGFRDFLLKPELLRAIVDSGFEHPSEVQHECIPQAILGMDVICQAKSGMGKTAVFVLSTLQQIDPVAGQVSALVLCHTRELAYQICHEFERFSTYLPDLKVAVFYGGVSIKLHKDLLKNECPHIVVGTPGRILALARDKDLSLKNVRHFILDECDKMLESLDMRRDVQEIFKMTPHDKQVMMFSATLSKDIRPVCKKFMQDPMEIYVDDEAKLTLHGLVQHYIKLTEAEKNRKLNDLLDALDFNQVVIFVKSVSRAAELNKLLSECNFPSICIHSGMNQEERLKRYKGFKEGQNRILVATDLVGRGIDIERVNIVINYDMPDSADTYLHRVGRAGRFGTKGLAITFVSSAADSDVLNDVQERFEVDIKELPEQIDTATYMPS; encoded by the exons ATGGGCGAAACTAGGGACGACGTCTACGACGAGGAGCTCGTCGATtacgaagaagaggaggagaaggcCCCCGACTCCGCAGCTAAAGTCAACGGAGAAGCCCccaaaaa GGGTTATGTTGGAATTCACAGTTCAGGGTTCAGAGATTTCCTTTTGAAGCCTGAGCTTCTTCGGGCTATTGTCGACTCTGGATTTGAGCATCCTTCTGAAG TGCAACATGAATGTATTCCTCAAGCTATCCTGGGGATGGATGTTATATGTCAGGCTAAATCTGGGATGGGAAAAACTGCTGTTTTTGTTCTATCAACTTTACAGCAGATTGACCCTGTTGCAGGCCAAGTATCTGCACTTGTGCTTTGCCATACTAGAGAATTAGCATACCAG ATTTGTCATGAATTTGAGAGGTTCAGTACGTACCTGCCTGATCTCAAGGTTGCTGTCTTCTATGGTGGTGTCAGTATCAAACTTCACAAAGATTTACTGAAAAATGAATGCCCGCACATTGTTGTCGGAACTCCCGGACGAATACTAGCACTGGCAAGAGATAAAGACCTGTCGTTGAAAAACGTGAGGCATTTTATTCTTGATGAATGTGACAAGATGCTTGAATCACTTG ACATGCGGAGAGATGTGCAGGAGATCTTCAAGATGACGCCTCACGATAAGCAAGTGATGATGTTTTCCGCAACACTTAGCAAAGACATCCGCCCGGTTTGCAAGAAATTTATGCAAGAT CCTATGgaaatatatgttgatgatgaaGCCAAGTTGACCTTGCATGGACTAGTGCAG CACTACATCAAGTTAACTGAGGCAGAGAAGAACCGCAAGTTGAATGACCTCCTTGATGCATTGGACTTCAATCAAGTTGTTATCTTCGTCAAAAGCGTTAGCAGAGCTGCCGAGCTGAACAAGTTACTTTCAGAGTGTAACTTTCCCTCCATATGCATCCATTCTGGAATGAACCAAGAAGAAAG GTTGAAGCGGTACAAAGGATTCAAGGAGGGTCAGAACAGGATTCTTGTGGCAACTGATTTAGTTGGTAGAGGAATTGACATCGAACGCGTTAACATTGTTATCAACTACGACATGCCAGATTCTGctgacacttatttacacagg GTTGGCAGAGCTGGTAGGTTTGGCACCAAAGGTCTTGCAATTACGTTTGTTTCATCCGCAGCAGACTCCGATGTTCTAAATGAT